The window GCAGGATACCTCGAATTTTTACGGATGACAAGCATATAATCAGACAAACCCACTTTGCAATGGGAGCTGATTGGGGTGCTGGGCTGGGAAAAATTTGCGGCGATATTATCGGGAAGCTTCTTGATCGCCTCGGGAATCGATTTTTTTCTGGTGCCGTTTCGGGTGCTTGACGGAGGAATCATCGGAATCTCGCTGATTTTGAATTATTTGTTCGGCTTCAGGATCGGATTGACTGTAATTTTGTGCAGCGTGCCTATTTTTGTGATCGCCTGGAGGAGCTACAGGGATTATTTCTATAATAGTTTGCACGGAATGCTGATATCATCCTTGATGATCGACCTGGTTGAACCGTTCCAGTATCACTTTCATTATTTCATCGAATTGCCGCCGTTGACGAGTTCGATCATCGGCGGCTTGCTGATAGGCACCGGGATTGGAATCATGCTGAGATTCCGGACGAGTACGGGGGGAACCGATCTTTTGGCGCATTTTCTGTCCCGGTTATTTTCGGTCAATGTCGGAGCGATCATTTTCATGATTGACGGTATGATCATCAGCGCCGGCGGTCTTCTGCTTTCGGCGGACACTTTTTTTCTGTCGATATTGTCCATTCTTGCGGGAGGGGTAGCAACCGGGTTCTGCACGATGGGGATGAATACTGCGAAATGAATTCTTTTTTTCATGAACATCATGTATATTTCATGCCAAAGTGGCTTTTTCATTGTTCGGGGGAATTTGCTACAATAGGGTTTGAATGAGCAGGAGGAGGTGTCAGAAGTGAAATTCAGTGAAATTACACAGACGAAGTGGCAGGAATGGAAGCCCTATATGGATACGTGCCTGCTCCCGTTGACCGGTCTTACAGGCGGGGAGCAGCCTTGGGAAGTGACGCGGACGCTGGAGGAGTTAAGAGACGTGATGGATCGGATCGAAATTCCTTATAAAGGGAGAATTGTAACTTATCCCACCGTTCAATATCAGCTGGAGGGACAAGCTTTTGAAGCGTTCGTTAATCAGCTCTGCGCGAATATGATCTCCGCGGGATTTGCGCATGTCGTACTGGTGACGGGAAATGCTTTGATCCGCGAGATGAACTTTGAGCAGGCGGATTTGCTGATTGGTCCGGAAGACGAACCGCGGATTTCCGAAATGATTCAAACAATGTGGGAACAAAAATGAGGATTTGCGTATGAGAAGCGAAGCATTTGCTAACGATAAAAGTGGCGGGCAAGATGTGACAATTTCATTACATTTTGGTTCCGGTTTAACGCGCTTGAAGTGATTTTGAATGGGGAATTCTTGACGCTCCCAAAGTCGTAGGCTATTATTATTATGTCCTAGTGTGGTGTGGAAATAATGGTCGTTTATGACTTAACATAAGTGTCGCAAAGGGGGTAGTATCTATAATGGCTGACGAAATGAACCAGGGGATCCATTCACATGAAGAAAAACCCATTCACCGGAGAGAAATGTCCCGCAGACAATTTCTTTCTTATACCCTTGGAGGAACGGGCGGTTTTTTGGCGGGTGTGCCTTTAATGTCGATGCTTCGCTTTTCGGTTGATCCGATTTTGCAGAAGAAGACGGCAGGTGACTTTGTCAAGGTTGTCGAGGAAACCCAAATCACTTCCGAACCGAAATCGTTCAAATTCCAAAAGCATCAGGTCGATGGCTGGTATGAGAGCGATCCGGAATTCGAAGCGTGGGTTGCCAAAGGCAGTGACGGCAAGATTTTTGCCCTGTCGCCCGTTTGCAAGCATTTGGGCTGCACAGTCAACTGGAACAACAATCCGCAGTATCCCAACCAATATTTCTGTCCGTGCCATGGAGCGCATTATACCATTGACGGCAAAAACCTTGCCGTGGCTCCATTGCCGCTGGATGAATATCAGGTTAAGATTGAAAACGGATTTGTTTACTTGGGTCCGGTGGAACCAAATACCAGGGTTAAATAAGGAGGCGTAAAATCAGATGTTTAAAGGTGTTTACAACTGGATTGACGAACGTCTCGATATAACGCCGATGTGGAGAGACGTAGCGGATCACGAGGTTCCCGAACACGTAAATCCGGCCCACCATTTTTCGGCTTTTGTATACTGTTTTGGCGGTTTGACGTTCTTCATCACCGTCATTCAAATATTGTCGGGAATGTTTTTAACCATGTACTATGTTCCGGATATTATCAACGCCTATGCCAGCGTGGACTATTTGCAGCATAAAGTGGCTTTCGGCGTTATTGTCCGCGGTATGCACCATTGGGGGGCAAGTCTTGTTATCGTGATGATGTTCTTACATACCCTGCGGGTATTCTTCACCGGATCTTATAAGGCTCCCCGCGAAATGAACTGGGTTATCGGAATGCTGATTTTTTTCGTGATGCTGGGCTTAGGCTTTACGGGATATCTGCTTCCATGGGATAACAAAGCTTATTTTGCGACCAAGGTCGGAATTGAAATCGCATCTTCCGTGCCGTACCTTGGGGAATACGTCAAACAGTTTTTACAGGGCGGAAACATCGTTGGCGCTCAGACGTTGACCCGTTTCTTTGCTCTACACGTTTTCTTCCTTCCTGGCGTGCTGCTTGCTTTATTGGGAGGACACTTCTTCATCATCCGCAAGCAGGGGATTTCCGGACCGCTATAATAAGCTAAAGAAAGGAGAATAACGCGTGGCGCATCATAAATCGGACGAAAAGATCGTATATGTCGGGGATTCCCGTGTTCGTAAAAAATCCGACAGGCCGGTACCTCCAGATTATTCGGCTTACCCGGGCAAATCGGAGGCATTTATTCCTAACTTTCTGTTGAAGGAATGGATGGTCGGCGCCGTAGTTCTCGTCGGCTATATGGTTTTGGTCATGTCGGAGGCTGCTCCTCTGGGCTATCCTGCCGATCCGACCAACACACAATTTATCCCGATGCCTGACTGGTACTTCCTGTTTCTATATCAATTGCTGAAATATCCGTATACTTCGGAGCACTTC is drawn from Ferviditalea candida and contains these coding sequences:
- a CDS encoding ubiquinol-cytochrome c reductase iron-sulfur subunit, with translation MADEMNQGIHSHEEKPIHRREMSRRQFLSYTLGGTGGFLAGVPLMSMLRFSVDPILQKKTAGDFVKVVEETQITSEPKSFKFQKHQVDGWYESDPEFEAWVAKGSDGKIFALSPVCKHLGCTVNWNNNPQYPNQYFCPCHGAHYTIDGKNLAVAPLPLDEYQVKIENGFVYLGPVEPNTRVK
- a CDS encoding YitT family protein; its protein translation is MLGWEKFAAILSGSFLIASGIDFFLVPFRVLDGGIIGISLILNYLFGFRIGLTVILCSVPIFVIAWRSYRDYFYNSLHGMLISSLMIDLVEPFQYHFHYFIELPPLTSSIIGGLLIGTGIGIMLRFRTSTGGTDLLAHFLSRLFSVNVGAIIFMIDGMIISAGGLLLSADTFFLSILSILAGGVATGFCTMGMNTAK
- a CDS encoding DUF2487 family protein, with protein sequence MKFSEITQTKWQEWKPYMDTCLLPLTGLTGGEQPWEVTRTLEELRDVMDRIEIPYKGRIVTYPTVQYQLEGQAFEAFVNQLCANMISAGFAHVVLVTGNALIREMNFEQADLLIGPEDEPRISEMIQTMWEQK
- the qcrB gene encoding menaquinol-cytochrome c reductase cytochrome b subunit codes for the protein MFKGVYNWIDERLDITPMWRDVADHEVPEHVNPAHHFSAFVYCFGGLTFFITVIQILSGMFLTMYYVPDIINAYASVDYLQHKVAFGVIVRGMHHWGASLVIVMMFLHTLRVFFTGSYKAPREMNWVIGMLIFFVMLGLGFTGYLLPWDNKAYFATKVGIEIASSVPYLGEYVKQFLQGGNIVGAQTLTRFFALHVFFLPGVLLALLGGHFFIIRKQGISGPL